The following nucleotide sequence is from Halictus rubicundus isolate RS-2024b chromosome 7, iyHalRubi1_principal, whole genome shotgun sequence.
ATCACTATCTACAGCTGTTTTTCCATTCTTTTTATTTGTGCTATTATTGTATTCGCTATTTCTATCATTATGCATTCGTTCACCATTTTCGGTAATTTGACTTTCCTCTGGTAATGAAAAACCTGAACGCAATAACATACATGACATCTTTGAAGTCGAATAAATCTGAAacatacaataaaaaaagaatttgtaaaTGCAGTCCCACTTTATAAATAGGTTATCTGCTTATTCGTATTGCATTTCAGAATAAATTaccttttttaataatttctttgtaTTCATATGGTGTACTCGTAAGTATCTATCTAAACTAACACTAACGATGTAAGGCTCAGTTGTACTGCAAGTTATACCAGTCACAGCACCAGCAAAACCTTTGTATGTGTTTAACACTTTAGCTGGTTTTCTTAAGTCCACAAGGTTCATTTTACCTTTGCCAGATCCTACTATAATTTgtctacaataaaaaaaaaaacattacatATTATCTCTTTGCATTTGTAGTTACTACAGTTTGGTTTTCATCTTCATTTGAATTTAATCAATATTCTCaatcataaaaatgaattttcacttcGTCTCTGTTCTTATAATTCACGATCTAATTGTTTCTTTTACCCACTTTTCTCTTGATGTAACAGCTAAAGTTGTAAGTGCTTCATCTTTGACTTCCAAATTTACAACAGGCCGTCTCTGTGTTTTTGGGTCATACAATTGTACCTTCAATAAACAAACGAGACTTTTATAAGTTTGAATGCAATAATAGAAGTCTTTTATAAATTGCGAATTTCGTACATGTCCATATCTGCCGACTGTGACAACTTGTTCTGTGCCAGGAAGGAAATCAATATCAGAAATCCAAATACCCACTGGCAAATTTAACCAATCATTGGGTAAACGTTTCGCTGCAAATACTTGTTCTTGTCTGCCTAAATCGAATAATTTTAGTATGTTCTCTTTACCCCCAGTAGCTATTATACTTTTGTCTATTTTAGAATGGCGCATTCTTTCTAAATCTTCACCAGCATTTATTAATATTCCGTCCCCATCTTTGAATCGCCATAGTTTTACTTCTCCAGATTGAACTGCAGTCAGAATTGCTCTAAAATATCCATTATGTAAATGTAACATTTTATTGTAAAGCATTTTACGCAGAGGGCATttactttttcaaaaaataattactTACTCATCATATCGCGATATGCCATTCACTTTTCCTGTGCCAACATTGCAGAAAAATGAACATGTAAATGTTGAACATTCCGTATCATAAACCTTTACACTGTGAACCAAAAggagttgaaatatttattggTATAGTCGAAAAGCTTAACCACTGTGTGATTGGTAAGTTacttaatatacatatataaccTCCTAATTTCTTTCGTTCCACAGGcaatcaaaatttctttttcttcgttatcACCCCATGAAATTGCTGTGACACTGTCGTTGTCAGTTATAGATACTAAACTTTGTATATTTTGCATGATACATTGTTCTTTCTCTATTTTTATACCTGTAAATAAGGGTTTAAAGTTCAATTAACAGATTTTCTAGTTAGTTATTTCTTTCAAATTTGGATTAATGTATTAGtgttcaataattttttgatCGTAATACTTGGCGACATCCAGCAAaattacaatatatttatatgaaGGTGATAAATAGATTCAAAAGTTGACTGATAATAGTAATATAGTACTATCATACATTACTACCAGTAAGCAGTATAACAAATTCTTTTTAATGAAACTAAAGACGtataattgaattttttgagTTAACCAGTCGATGTATGTGTTGTTTAAAAGTAGTAAATTGCAATTAAAACTTATAATTACCTTTGAAGACGCCTGATTTACAGCCTGTGTAAATATCATAATTGTCTTTCGAACACATTTTCGAAAAGTATGAACTGTAAATAATATGCAAAACTTAGAAACGATGTAAAGTTAACCATGTGGTAACTCAATACTGTTTACCACAAAACACTACAAAACATTTCACATGAAGGTGTTCCTAATCTGTGGATGAACAATCGATACATCATTCTATGTACACTTCACGCAATTCCGAAGGTATAAAACGACAGTCTGAAGTTAGAAGAACTTCATAAAAACAAACTTCGGTTAAGTAGTCAAACATAACCTAACCGCTTTCGCTTATGTATATAGAGTTATGTATGTAGTAGTGGTAGCAGCCGTAACAGCACAGACGATACCCCGTCTGTGATATTATGTAGTGCCTATTTATGTTCCCTATAGTtgataatgaaataattatacaCTCTATAAATCTTCGCGAACAATCATGTATAAACAAATAACCAAAAGTGAAACTTCATCGTTACAAGCTATTAATTCGATTCTTTCTATGGATGAtacaatattaaacaatattggAATAGAAAAAGGAGCTAATGAAATATCGTCTATCAGCCCTGGTGTACACGAAAaaactttaaataattttgaacaCGAATGGAGTGTTTGTGATATAGTTGAAATAAATGATGTATCTGAAAGTTTACCAGATTGTGACATTAATGATTCAGAAGGAAGAATTCATGAGAAAAGTTTCTTAAATACCTCTTGTAAAATTAGCAAAGAAACTAATCAATGGCaagatgaaacattttttagtgCATCATTTACACAATTGATTGCTTCTAACGAGAAAAATGATACCTTGGATCATGTTAGCCAGGTTACATATTTCTCTATCGGCAGACTAATTTATCTTTAcctgtatttattttaatcgcaTTTTATTACCTATTTTTGATATGATAGGTTCGTACTCCAAAATTTGAAAATCGTATTGAAGAAACAGTTTCTATATGTGGGTCTAGTAATAAGAGCAAAGgtataaatatattaaagaGACACAGCATTGGCAACGACAATAATACTCCAAATAAAATACGCTGTTCA
It contains:
- the L(2)k09848 gene encoding WD repeat domain 74 lethal (2) k09848, with amino-acid sequence MCSKDNYDIYTGCKSGVFKGIKIEKEQCIMQNIQSLVSITDNDSVTAISWGDNEEKEILIACGTKEIRSVKVYDTECSTFTCSFFCNVGTGKVNGISRYDEAILTAVQSGEVKLWRFKDGDGILINAGEDLERMRHSKIDKSIIATGGKENILKLFDLGRQEQVFAAKRLPNDWLNLPVGIWISDIDFLPGTEQVVTVGRYGHVQLYDPKTQRRPVVNLEVKDEALTTLAVTSREKQIIVGSGKGKMNLVDLRKPAKVLNTYKGFAGAVTGITCSTTEPYIVSVSLDRYLRVHHMNTKKLLKKIYSTSKMSCMLLRSGFSLPEESQITENGERMHNDRNSEYNNSTNKKNGKTAVDSDSEYDMLFENMQVINNREDKKLIKRKKVISLDNETLVSKAASRKYESKRRKPNYS